The genome window CGTCGCCGACGGGAGCGCCGTCGAGACGCTCTCGCACGGCGTCGGCGAGGCGCGCCCGGTCGCGGGTCACGACGAACGTGACGCCCTCCAACTCGACGGCTTCGACCGGTTGAAGGTCCAACTCCGACGGGTCGGCGTCGCCGGCCACCGCCGTCAGCATGCCGTCGGTGAGCGCCAGCACTGTCTCGTACGCCTCGACCGAGTCGAACTCCCCGGTGTGGAGCGTGTAATCGGCGTCGGCCAGCCGAGTCCGAACCCACTCGGGGAGGTCGTCCGCACTCGACGGAATGTGCGTGTCGCCGAGTATAGCAACCTGCATACGGAATAGACGGCCACGTCGACCACAAAAGTCGTTGTGCCGGTCGACTAACGTCGCGTATGACTCACGTCGTAACGGTCTTTCTCCGCGACGGCGCGGACGTCCTGCTGGTTCGACGAAGCGACGCCGTCGGCACCTACGCGGGGCTGTGGGGCGGCGTCTCGGGCTACGTCGAGGGTTCGCCCGAGGACGCCTCCGCGGACGCTCGCCGCGAGATACGCGAGGAGACGGGCATCGACGGTGCGACGCTCGTCCGCGCGGGCGACCCGCTCGACGTCACGGACGAAGCAAACGACCGCGAGTGGACCGTCCACCCGTTTCTGTTCGACTCCGACTCGCGCGGGGTGTCGCCCAACGAGGAACTCGCCGGCTGGGAGTGGCTCCCCCCGCAGTCGATGCTCGACCGACCGACCGTTCCGAAGCTCTGGGAGACGTATCGACGCGTCGCACCGACCGTCGATAGCGTGCGAGAGGACGACATCCACGGCGCAGCGTACGTCTCGGTTCGCGCGCTCGAAGCGCTGCGCGACGAGGCGGCGGACGTCGCGCGCGGCCTCGAACGCGGAAGCGGCGGGGGAGGCCGTGAACACGGCGACGACGGTGAGGACGGCTGGGCCCGCGTCGCCGCCGTCGCCCGCGAACTCCGCGACGCTCGGCCGGGGATGGCCGTCGTCGCCAACCGAATCAACCGGACGATGTTCGAGGCGGTGGAGCGCGGCCAAACGCCGGCGGGCGTCCGCGACGCGGCGGAGGCGGTGATTCGAGCGGCGCTCGACGCGGACGAGGAGGCGGCGGCGCGGGCGACCGAACTCCTCTCGACGCTCGACGAGGGCGCGATAGCGACGCTCTCGCGCTCCGGGACGGCGACAGTCGCGCTCTCGGCGACCGAACGGCCCGTGCTCGTCGCCGAGTCTCGGCCGGGGGGCGAGGGCATCGACGCCGCCGAATCGTTCGCCGAGGCGGGGCTGGACGTGACGCTCACGACGGACGCGGCGCTCGCGCACGTCGCCGCCGGGAGCGACGTTTCGGCCGCGTTGGTCGGCGCGGACGCGGTCTTTCCGGACGGGAGCGTCGCAAACAAAGCGGGGACGAGGATGCTGGCGCTCGTCGCCGAGCGCGAGGGAGTCCCTCTCTACGTCGTCGCCGCCGCGGACAAAGTGAGCGCAGACGACGAGTTCTCGCCGGAGTCGCGGCCCGAGTCGGAACTGTACGACGGGGAGGCGCCGCTATCGGTCGAGAACCCGCTGTTCGACCGGACGCCCGCGGCGTTCGTCTCGGGAGTCGTCACCGAGTCGGGCGTTCTCGACGCCGAGGAGGTGGCGCGGTTGGCCGAGGACCGACGCGAGTGGCGGGAGTGGAGCGAGTGACGGGAGTGGAGCGAGTGGCAGGAGTGGGGCGAGTAGCGGTTCGGCCTCCGTCGACCGCGCCCCGACGGCGGACCGTGACGGTCAAAACCCCGTCTCTCGTACTCCCGGTGGGCGACAGTGACGAGGGTTACCCCCTCCGAGCCCCTTGTGACGACACCCTCACTCCGAGTCGCCCTTCCTCACGACCGCCAGCGACGACTCCGGCGGATTCGACCGGCCTCGAAACGTTCAGGAGCGTCCTCCGTGACGTACCCCGTATGAATCTCACTCGCATCGCGGTTCACGAGTCGGTCGAGGAGGCGCTTCCCGGCGCGGCGCTCGCGGACGCGCTGTCGGACCTCGACGTCCCGGTCGAGCAGGTCGAAGACGGCACCGAGTTCGGCCCCGGCGACGCGGTCGTCGCCTTCGGGCCCGGGACGGGCTTTCTGGACGCCGACTGGGTCCACTGCATCCGCGCGGGTTACGACGAGTTCGACGTTCCGGCCTACGAGGAAGCCGGCGTCGCACTGACCAACAGCACCGGTATCCACGGGACCACCATCGGCGAGACGGTGGCCGGGATGATGCTCTCGTTCGCGCGCGGGCTGTACGTCTACCGCGACGCGCAGAACGAACGGGAGTGGACGCGCCTGCCGTACGAGCGACCGTTCACCGTCGACGGCGAGCGAATCTGCGTCGTCGGCCTCGGGACGCTCGGCCGCGGCATCGTCGAGCGGGCGAACGGCCTCGGGATGGACGTCGTCGGCGTCCGCCGGTCGGGCGACCCCGTCGACGGCGTCGAGACGGTGTACACCCCCGACCGCCTGCACGAGGCTATCGCCGACGCGCGGTTCGTCGCGGTGGCGACGCCGCTGACCGAGGAGACGGAAGGGCTCGTCGACGCGGCCGAGTTCGAGGCGATGCGCGAGGACGCCTACCTCGTCAACGTCGCTCGCGGTCCCGTCGTCGACGAGGACGCGCTGGTCGCGGCGCTCCGCGAGGGCGAGATTGCGGGCGCAGGGCTCGACGTGTTCGCCGAGGAACCGCTCCCCGAGGACTCGCCGCTCTGGGAGTTCGAGCAGGTCTTGCTGACGCCGCACGTCGGCGCGATGACGCGCGACTACCACCGCGATATCGCCGGTCTCCTTCGGGAGAACGTCGAGCGGGTTCGGGACGGCGAGGAGATGGTCAACCGGGTCGTCTGAGCGGTCCGACACTCGGCGACGGAGACGACGCGGCGTCAGAAGTAGCTGGAGTGGCGGCCGACCCGCGTCTGCGGGTGAAGCGGCCGTTCCGTCCCGCTGGTCTCGCGGTCGTCAGCCTCGTACTCCGTGACGTACTCGTCGACGATGTCGGCGAGGAGGTCGTCGACGGAGCAACCCTCCTCCGCGGCGATATCGGTGACTTTCGTGTACTGTTCGGTCGTGAGGTGCTGTGAGAGCACCGTCTCTGTCTGTTTCGTAGCCATGGATGTCACCGGCGCAGTGAGAACAGCACGAGGGACCATAAATCGTGTATGGGTGTTCTTGACTATATAGAGACAGTTCGGCCGTGGTCTATACAGCGCGGCAGTCGAGAGCCGACCCGCGAACGGGACCGCGCCGCTACTTCACGAACTTCAGTAAGTCGTCTCGCTTGGCCTCGTGAAAGTGGAATCGGAGCGCCTCCTTGAGCGGTTCGATGCTGCCGCGTTTGGCGCTGATGGGGGCGACGACCTCGCCTTCCCACTGCTCCCACGGCGGAAACAGGCCGAGGCGGTCGCAGAGTTCGTTCAGCCGTTCGTCCCTGTCGTCGACTTTGTCCATCTTGTTGACGGCGACGACGACGGGGACGTCGAGTTCGTCGAGGAAGTAGAACATCTCCACGTCGTGAGGAATCTCGTCGTCGTTCGTGTGGCGGTCGATGATGTCGACGACGCTCTTGCCGTCGACGACGAGCACCGCGGCGAGAATCGAGTCGGCGTTGTCCTCGATGTAGCGGACGATATCGGTTTTGATCCGCTCGCGACGGCCCTCCTCGACGCCGGACATGAAACCGAAGCCCGGGAGGTCGGTGAACATGAAGCTCTCGGCGGCCCAGTCGAAGTGGTTCGGCTCGCGGGTGACGCCAGGCTTCTTTCCGGTGCTGAACCCGGAGTGGCCGGTCAACTCGCGCATCAGCGTCGACTTCCCGACGTTCGACCGGCCGACGAACACCACCTCGGCGTCGCGGTTCGGTCGGTTCTCGAACATACGCTCGATAGTTCGCTCGGCCGGATAAACGCCGCGGGACGCGCCGCTTGTCGTCGTCGACTCCCGTCCGCGCCGTCGGACGCCGTTCTCGCCGGGGGGCGTCGCTCCGGGCCCGTCCGAGGCCGCCCGACTCGGGGTCATTCGGGTCTGTCCGACTCGGGGTCGTCCGAGTCGGGCGCGGACCCGGTGGTCTTTTCGTGGCGTCGGCGACAACCCCCTCGCGATGGAGAAACAGGACCTCCGCGAACGCGTCTGGACCACCCTCGAAACCGAGGGCGTCAACCGCTTTCCGTACCCGCCGGAGGGCCGAATCACGAACTTCGCCGGAGCGAAAGCGGCCGCCGACGGACTCGCCGACACCGACGAGTGGCGAGCGGCGGAGACAGTGAAGGCGAATCCCGACGCGCCGCAGCTGCCCGTTCGACGCCGAGCGCTCCGCGACGGCAAGACGGTCTACGTGGCCGTCCCCCGACTCCGCGACGGGAAACCGTTTCTGAAACTCGACCCCGCGGAGATAGCCGACATCGACGCCGCGACGACGATCTCCGGGTCGGCGAAGCACGGCGTCCCCGTCGGCCCCGACGAGATGCCGCACGTCGACTTCATCGTCGCCGGCAGCGTCGCCGTCACCGAGACGGGTGCGCGAATCGGCAAGGGAGAGGGGTACAGCGACCTCGAGTTCGCGGTGCTTCGGGAACTCGACTGCGTCGACGACGAGACGACAGTGGCGACGACGGTCCACGAACTGCAAGTCGTCGACGACGCCGAGGTGACGCCCGACGCCCACGACGTTCCGCTCGACCTCGTGGTGACACCCGAGCGGACGGTTCGGACCGAGACGCGGTACGACCGGCCCGGCGGCGTCGACTGGAACGCGCTCGGCGCGGAGAAGCTCGCCGAGATACCGGTACTACAGCGTCTGGAACCGAACTGAGCCCGCCCCCTCCTCGGACGGCCCACTCCTCAGGATATTTCCCCTCTCGCTGTGAGTATCGGGTGTGCGACTCGTTCAGGTGATGGTTCCGGCGGGCAAGCGGGAGGCGATTTTGAACCTCCTCGACGACGAGGGCATCGACTACGCGCTCTCAGACGAGACCAGCGGCCGCGAGTACATCGCCATCGTCTCGATTCCGTTGCCGACGAACGCGGTCGAACCGGTGCTCGAGAAACTCCGAGAGACGGGAATCGAGCGCGACGCGTACACCGTCGTTCTCGACGCGGAGACGGTTATCTCGCGGCGCTTCGACGGTCTGCGAGAGAAGTACGCCGAGGAGGAGGATAACGGCGACAGAATCGCCCGCGAGGAGCTCGTCGCCTCGGCCGAGCAACTCGCTCCGGAGATGCCGGTGTTCGTGACGATGACGGTGATCAGCGCCGTCGTCGCCACGGCCGGCCTGCTGCTCAACGACGCCGCGGTTATCGTCGGGTCGATGGTTATCGCGCCGCTCGTCGGCCCCGCGATGGCGACGAGCGTCGGCAGCGTCGTCGACGACCGCGACCTGTTCCTGAGAGGGGCCAAACAGCAGATCGCGGGCGGTGCCCTCGCCATCGTCAGCGCCGCCGTGTTCGCGTTGATTCTCCGTCTGACCGGCATCGCTCCCTTCGGCGTCCAGGAGGTGTTTCAGGTTCAGCAGGTGCGCCTCCGTCTCGCGCCCGACGTGCTCTCGCTGGCGGTGGCGCTCGCGGCGGGCGTCGCGGGCGCGCTGAGCATCTCTTCCGGGGTCTCGGCGGCGCTCGTCGGCGTGATGATCGCCGCGGCGCTCGTCCCGCCCATCGCCGTCGTCGGCATCGGTATCGCGTGGGGGAGTCCGGCGACCGTTCTCGGGTCGTTCGTCCTCGTGTTGGTCAACTTCATCTCGATAAACTTCACCGCTCTCGGGGTGCTCTGGTACATGGGGTACCGCCCCGTCGACCTCTTTCAGCGCCCGAGCGCCGAAGACGCGACGTTTCGACGCATCCTGGTGCTCGGCGTCGCCATCCTCGTGCTCTCGTCGTTTCTCGGGGGCGTCACGTACGCCAGTTTCCGGACGAGTAGCTTCGAGGAGACCGCCCGAACGTCCGTCGACGCGGTGCTGTCCGAACACGAGGACCTGACGCGTCTCAACCTCGAAGTCCAGTACGACGACGAGATTCCGTTCCGTCAACCGCGGCAGGTCACCGTCACGGTCGGCCACCCGGTCGGTATGGACCCGCCGCCGGTGGCCGACGCCATCGTCGAGCGCATCCGCGCGAACACGAACGCACCGTTCGGTATCGCCAGTTCCGAACGAACCACGGTCGTCGTCAGATACGTCGAAATCGACCGGTCGACGGACCGAACCGGGTCCGTGTCGCAGTCGGAGGGAGCAGCAGCCCGGTCGGCGGTTCCCTCGCGGACGCGCGCAGCGGTATGTAAAACGGCTCTTTGTGCTTAGCGCGCCTTGATAGTTTCAGGTGACCATCTGACGGTATGCGCCTCAGATTACCCGCAGTCGTGTTGGCCGTCGCGCTGTTGACGGCCGGGTGTCTCGCACCGTTACAGACCTCGTCTCCGTCCGCCGCAGACGGTCAGCAGCTCTCCGTCTCCGGGTCGGGCGAAGCCAGCGCCGACCCGGATGTCGCGGTGCTCTCGGTCACGGTCGAAGCGCGCGCCGACAGCGCCGCCGAGGCCCGCGACACCGTTGCTAACCGCTCCGACACGCTCGTCGCGGCGCTCGTCGACGCCGGCGTCGCCGAGGACGATATCACCACCCAGTACTACGCCGTCCAGCCCGACTACGACCACAGCGGCGAGGAGCGCCGGGTCGTCGGCTACACCGCCCGCCACGCCTACCGCGTGGAGGCGACGCCCGACCACGCCGGCGAACTCATCGACGTCGCCGTCGACAACGGCGCCTCCCGCGTCGACGGCGTCCAGTTCACGCTGAGCGACGAGAAGCGCGCCGAACTCCGCGAAGAAGCCATCGACGCCGCCGTCGCCGACGCCGAGGGCGAGGCGTCGAGTCTCGCTTCGGCCGCCGACCTCGAACTCGGTGAAGTCAGAACCCTCTCGACGACTAGCGCGAGCGACCCGTACTCGCCCCGCTACGAGATGGCCAGCGAC of Haloprofundus halophilus contains these proteins:
- a CDS encoding metallophosphoesterase family protein; this translates as MQVAILGDTHIPSSADDLPEWVRTRLADADYTLHTGEFDSVEAYETVLALTDGMLTAVAGDADPSELDLQPVEAVELEGVTFVVTRDRARLADAVRERLDGAPVGDDSEGGLDVVGVLGDDHDPTDERVDGVRVLRPGSATGAPPTAQPTMFVAQVEDGEYETALRPYEELQFD
- a CDS encoding NUDIX domain-containing protein, with the translated sequence MTHVVTVFLRDGADVLLVRRSDAVGTYAGLWGGVSGYVEGSPEDASADARREIREETGIDGATLVRAGDPLDVTDEANDREWTVHPFLFDSDSRGVSPNEELAGWEWLPPQSMLDRPTVPKLWETYRRVAPTVDSVREDDIHGAAYVSVRALEALRDEAADVARGLERGSGGGGREHGDDGEDGWARVAAVARELRDARPGMAVVANRINRTMFEAVERGQTPAGVRDAAEAVIRAALDADEEAAARATELLSTLDEGAIATLSRSGTATVALSATERPVLVAESRPGGEGIDAAESFAEAGLDVTLTTDAALAHVAAGSDVSAALVGADAVFPDGSVANKAGTRMLALVAEREGVPLYVVAAADKVSADDEFSPESRPESELYDGEAPLSVENPLFDRTPAAFVSGVVTESGVLDAEEVARLAEDRREWREWSE
- the ddh gene encoding D-2-hydroxyacid dehydrogenase, giving the protein MNLTRIAVHESVEEALPGAALADALSDLDVPVEQVEDGTEFGPGDAVVAFGPGTGFLDADWVHCIRAGYDEFDVPAYEEAGVALTNSTGIHGTTIGETVAGMMLSFARGLYVYRDAQNEREWTRLPYERPFTVDGERICVVGLGTLGRGIVERANGLGMDVVGVRRSGDPVDGVETVYTPDRLHEAIADARFVAVATPLTEETEGLVDAAEFEAMREDAYLVNVARGPVVDEDALVAALREGEIAGAGLDVFAEEPLPEDSPLWEFEQVLLTPHVGAMTRDYHRDIAGLLRENVERVRDGEEMVNRVV
- the engB gene encoding GTP-binding protein EngB, whose amino-acid sequence is MFENRPNRDAEVVFVGRSNVGKSTLMRELTGHSGFSTGKKPGVTREPNHFDWAAESFMFTDLPGFGFMSGVEEGRRERIKTDIVRYIEDNADSILAAVLVVDGKSVVDIIDRHTNDDEIPHDVEMFYFLDELDVPVVVAVNKMDKVDDRDERLNELCDRLGLFPPWEQWEGEVVAPISAKRGSIEPLKEALRFHFHEAKRDDLLKFVK
- a CDS encoding 5-formyltetrahydrofolate cyclo-ligase is translated as MEKQDLRERVWTTLETEGVNRFPYPPEGRITNFAGAKAAADGLADTDEWRAAETVKANPDAPQLPVRRRALRDGKTVYVAVPRLRDGKPFLKLDPAEIADIDAATTISGSAKHGVPVGPDEMPHVDFIVAGSVAVTETGARIGKGEGYSDLEFAVLRELDCVDDETTVATTVHELQVVDDAEVTPDAHDVPLDLVVTPERTVRTETRYDRPGGVDWNALGAEKLAEIPVLQRLEPN
- a CDS encoding TIGR00341 family protein → MRLVQVMVPAGKREAILNLLDDEGIDYALSDETSGREYIAIVSIPLPTNAVEPVLEKLRETGIERDAYTVVLDAETVISRRFDGLREKYAEEEDNGDRIAREELVASAEQLAPEMPVFVTMTVISAVVATAGLLLNDAAVIVGSMVIAPLVGPAMATSVGSVVDDRDLFLRGAKQQIAGGALAIVSAAVFALILRLTGIAPFGVQEVFQVQQVRLRLAPDVLSLAVALAAGVAGALSISSGVSAALVGVMIAAALVPPIAVVGIGIAWGSPATVLGSFVLVLVNFISINFTALGVLWYMGYRPVDLFQRPSAEDATFRRILVLGVAILVLSSFLGGVTYASFRTSSFEETARTSVDAVLSEHEDLTRLNLEVQYDDEIPFRQPRQVTVTVGHPVGMDPPPVADAIVERIRANTNAPFGIASSERTTVVVRYVEIDRSTDRTGSVSQSEGAAARSAVPSRTRAAVCKTALCA
- a CDS encoding SIMPL domain-containing protein — its product is MRLRLPAVVLAVALLTAGCLAPLQTSSPSAADGQQLSVSGSGEASADPDVAVLSVTVEARADSAAEARDTVANRSDTLVAALVDAGVAEDDITTQYYAVQPDYDHSGEERRVVGYTARHAYRVEATPDHAGELIDVAVDNGASRVDGVQFTLSDEKRAELREEAIDAAVADAEGEASSLASAADLELGEVRTLSTTSASDPYSPRYEMASDAGAAGTSVRPGPVSVTVTVQATYAAN